The following nucleotide sequence is from Sulfurospirillum arsenophilum NBRC 109478.
GATAGGCACGGCTCTCTTGCAAGTCTCTCAGCCACGCAAACCATGTTGGAAAATCTCACGAAGATGGAATCATAAAGCTTTTACCAATGAGATTTTTACCAGTGGACTTACAGGGTGGTACTATAAAGTGCTGCAAGAGGGCATCATTGGCACAGGCGATGAGATTCGAGTCATTAGGCAAGAAACCCCGCGGATTTCCATTTTAGAGGCGAATGAAGCCTTCTATGAGCCTGAGAAGTATCAACGCATGCTTGAAACAATTTTAGAGATACCCTCTCTGGCTAGCTCTTACAAAGAGAGCATTGTAAAACGGTTGAGTCATGAGAGTGACCTTGGGTATATGAAAACAGAGTAAGTTTAAAAAGATAATGTGTGATAAAATTTCCCCATCATTATTATGCGGGAGCTCTTGTTATGATTAGCATTGAATTTCTTATTACCTCTTTGATTGTTGTTCTAATTCCAGGCACTGGTGTTTTGTTTACCATCTCAACAGGGTTGGCACAAGGTCGAAAAGCCAGTGTTTATGCTGCTCTTGGATGCACAGCAGGCATTGTGCCCCATCTTTTGGCAACGATTTTTGGACTTGCTGCCATTATGCACACGAGTGCACTTGCGTTTGAAGTCTTAAAATTTGCAGGTGTTTTGTATCTGTTTTATCTTGCAATCATGACATGGAGAGATAAAAGTGGTTTTGAAGCTCAAGTTCTCTCCTCGCGTTCAAGTGCGCTCTCTTTGGCGACTAAAGCATTTTTACTCAACATCCTCAATCCAAAATTGACCATCTTTTTTTTGGCATTTTTACCGCAATTTGTTGCACCTGAAACGACATCACCACTGGGTGATATGTTGGTGTTAAGTGCCGTGTTTATGTTGATGACCTTTGTGGTGTTTGTTATTTATGGTCTTTTGGCGCATGGTTTTCGCCACAGTGTTATAGAATCTCATCGTGTTCAAACATGGTTAAGACGTGGTTTTGCTCTGACCTTTGCAGGACTTGGCATACAGCTGGCTTCTTCAACGCAGAAGTAATGAAGAACTTTACATGTAAAGCTCTTCATTGAGTGTGTTTATGCGGTTTTAAATTGTGAGAGTGTTAGGTTTAGTCCCTCAGAGAGTTTAGCCAAATGTTCTGCTGCAGAAGCGATCTCTTCTACGCTTCTTGCATTTGAATTTGAAATGGTGCTGATATTGCGAATACGTTCAATAACGTTGATGGCTTTTTCGCGTCCCAAGTTGGCTTCACTTGCCGTCTCTAGCGCGACTTCTTTGGCATTGTTCATGTTGGTGACGGTTGTGAGCATGAGCGTTTGAGTTGTTTCTGCACGATTTCCTAGGTGTTGTATCTCCGTAGCACTTTTGCGCATCATCTCAGAAGCTGTGCTGACAGATTGGACGATGACAGCAACGGTTGCATTACTCTCCACAAGACTTTTTTGCGTGCGTTCTGCAAGCTTTCGCACTTCATCGGCAACAACGGCAAATCCACGTCCATGTTCCCCCGCTCGTGCGGCTTCTATGGCAGCATTAAGCGCTAAAAGATTGGTCTGTTCTGCAATGTCTGCAATGACAGAGAGCACTTGTTTGACCTGTTCAACATCTTGGTCGAGGTGTTCCAGTCTTGATGAGAGGTCGGTTTGGTTAACCACTACATTTTTGAGTTCATCCGAAACAGAGAGAACTTCTTCTGAGGCATTGGCGAGTTCATCTGAAACCGTGGCTATGACTTGTCCTGATTGGTTAGAGCTTTTGGCACTTTGCTCTAGGATAGAGACCACCGCTTCGGTTGCTTGGGTTGTCTCTTCGATTTCACGTGCGGAATTCTCGGTACTTTTACCAATGTGAAGTGATGTGCTTGAGAGTTCTTCTGCCACAGCAGCATTTTCATGAGCGCCCTGTTTTGCTTCATCGATGGCTTTAGCAAGTTGCGCTAAAAGAGCATTGAAAATGCCCATCATATGAGCAATTTCATCGTTATCACCCGTTTCTATTTTATAGTGCAGATCTTTGTTCTGTGCAATGTATGCACAACCATCTGATGCTTTTTGAATGGAGAGGCGAATCTTACTGATAATAAATAAAAAGAGCAGTGTTACGATGATTGATAAGATGGTCGATGTGATGATACCTGTTATTTTTGCATTCTCTAAAATAGCAAATTCAGATTCTTGTACTTTTGTGGTGAGTTGATCGATCATCTCTTGAAGCTTAAAGTAGTGTTCCGCACCTTCCTCGCTTAGTTTTTTAAGTACTTGTCCATCTTTAGTGATTAAAAACTCTGGTGAATTCGTATTGTGCGTATGTTCTTTAATGATTTTAAAACGCGTTTCGTTGGCAGTTTTGTAATTCGTCGCTTCTTTGCGAATACTTTCTAATAATGCTAATTGTGTGGTGTCTGTTGTGGTTTTTTGAATGATATTCATATGCTCTATAAGGTCTTTATCTGTCTTGAAATAACCTTCAAAATTTTTGCTATCAAATGATAGTTGATATCCCCGTGCATACGTACCGAGCATAG
It contains:
- a CDS encoding MOSC domain-containing protein — its product is MAKVLSVQVGRAQTYGDAGSKDFLEKEWRSASFKEVSETPLYVSFSGLSGDEVADKIHHGGVDKAIFVNSYENYAHWASFLGLKYLPFGALAENLTMTGLHESNVILGEIHQIGTALLQVSQPRKPCWKISRRWNHKAFTNEIFTSGLTGWYYKVLQEGIIGTGDEIRVIRQETPRISILEANEAFYEPEKYQRMLETILEIPSLASSYKESIVKRLSHESDLGYMKTE
- a CDS encoding LysE family translocator, coding for MIKFPHHYYAGALVMISIEFLITSLIVVLIPGTGVLFTISTGLAQGRKASVYAALGCTAGIVPHLLATIFGLAAIMHTSALAFEVLKFAGVLYLFYLAIMTWRDKSGFEAQVLSSRSSALSLATKAFLLNILNPKLTIFFLAFLPQFVAPETTSPLGDMLVLSAVFMLMTFVVFVIYGLLAHGFRHSVIESHRVQTWLRRGFALTFAGLGIQLASSTQK
- a CDS encoding methyl-accepting chemotaxis protein — its product is MLRTIRAKLLFLLVIFLGTTGGLTYLLISNTSGAQKVASKIDSIGEARALSAMLGTYARGYQLSFDSKNFEGYFKTDKDLIEHMNIIQKTTTDTTQLALLESIRKEATNYKTANETRFKIIKEHTHNTNSPEFLITKDGQVLKKLSEEGAEHYFKLQEMIDQLTTKVQESEFAILENAKITGIITSTILSIIVTLLFLFIISKIRLSIQKASDGCAYIAQNKDLHYKIETGDNDEIAHMMGIFNALLAQLAKAIDEAKQGAHENAAVAEELSSTSLHIGKSTENSAREIEETTQATEAVVSILEQSAKSSNQSGQVIATVSDELANASEEVLSVSDELKNVVVNQTDLSSRLEHLDQDVEQVKQVLSVIADIAEQTNLLALNAAIEAARAGEHGRGFAVVADEVRKLAERTQKSLVESNATVAVIVQSVSTASEMMRKSATEIQHLGNRAETTQTLMLTTVTNMNNAKEVALETASEANLGREKAINVIERIRNISTISNSNARSVEEIASAAEHLAKLSEGLNLTLSQFKTA